From a region of the Stenotrophomonas sp. BIO128-Bstrain genome:
- a CDS encoding YjbH domain-containing protein, with translation MTRFARSQAARLSLALLTLSISTALHAQSAPAPTASDWGGIGLLQTPTARMADEGELAFTASHTSPYSRYNMVLQPLPWLEGAFRYVSVANRRYGPEWLSGTQNYKDKSIDLKVRLLEESRWVPEVAAGFRDLGGTGLFSSEYLVASKRIGSFDASVGLATGYIGNRGDFRNPLTSIDDRFETRPRAQGTGSLNSDGMFRGPVGVFGGVAYQTPWDALQLKLEYDGNDYKHEPQGNNQRQKSPFNVGASYAVNKNVHLHLGWERGDLAMFGITLRTNLAQASSMAKVLDPMPMPLKQHPATAVPESEHDTNVVAELFDWSGVANQLEQNAGLRVQSISRRGSELIVTGEQRRFYYPAQGVGRMGRVLDGTLPDDVTWFTVQNARLGVPIVETSIERKALVDYIEHKTDLSTLAGHIEMAPPAAQQRETLYSAPLRRFDGGFNIGYQQSLGGPDGFVLFQVAGTYSASAYLTRNLWLSGTVSYNAYNNYDKFRYDAPSRLPRVRTNIRRYMTEEDLTLPNLQLTGTRQLARDTYGMVYAGLLESMYAGAGGEVLYRPLNERWAVGVEANWVKQRDFNQRFSFRDYSVATGHASFYYMWGEERRVVTALSAGRYLAKDWGATLAVSRAFDNGVTMGAYATKTDVSSKDFGEGSFDKGIYVSVPFDFLLPRSTRARANFTWNPLYRDGGARLARSFGLYQMTSERDPEFFFDNISTIDE, from the coding sequence AGCGATTGGGGCGGCATTGGCCTGTTACAGACCCCCACCGCACGCATGGCCGATGAGGGCGAACTCGCCTTCACGGCCAGTCATACCTCGCCTTACAGCCGCTACAACATGGTGCTGCAGCCGCTGCCCTGGCTGGAGGGCGCGTTTCGCTACGTTTCGGTGGCCAATCGGCGCTATGGTCCGGAATGGCTGAGCGGAACGCAGAACTACAAGGACAAGTCGATCGATCTGAAGGTCCGCCTGCTTGAAGAGAGTCGCTGGGTTCCCGAAGTTGCGGCAGGCTTTCGCGATCTGGGTGGCACAGGTCTGTTCTCAAGTGAGTACCTCGTCGCCAGCAAGCGCATTGGCTCTTTCGATGCCAGCGTGGGCCTGGCCACCGGCTACATCGGTAATCGAGGTGATTTCAGGAACCCCCTGACCTCCATCGACGATAGATTCGAAACGCGCCCGCGAGCGCAAGGTACAGGCAGCCTCAATAGCGATGGGATGTTCCGTGGCCCGGTCGGTGTCTTCGGTGGCGTCGCGTACCAGACGCCGTGGGACGCGCTTCAGTTGAAGCTGGAGTACGACGGCAACGACTACAAGCACGAGCCGCAGGGGAACAACCAGCGCCAGAAGAGCCCGTTCAACGTTGGCGCATCTTACGCGGTCAACAAGAACGTGCATCTACACCTGGGCTGGGAGCGTGGCGACCTGGCGATGTTCGGCATCACCCTCCGGACGAACCTTGCCCAAGCCAGTTCCATGGCAAAGGTCCTGGATCCCATGCCGATGCCACTGAAACAGCATCCTGCGACCGCCGTGCCTGAGTCTGAGCACGACACAAATGTTGTCGCGGAACTGTTCGACTGGTCCGGCGTCGCCAACCAACTGGAGCAGAACGCAGGGCTGCGCGTTCAGAGCATCAGCCGACGTGGATCGGAACTGATCGTCACCGGAGAGCAGCGCCGCTTCTACTATCCGGCACAGGGCGTAGGCAGAATGGGGCGTGTTCTCGACGGTACGCTACCTGACGACGTCACGTGGTTCACCGTGCAAAACGCCCGGTTGGGCGTTCCGATCGTGGAGACCAGCATCGAACGAAAGGCCCTCGTCGACTACATCGAACACAAGACAGACCTGAGCACTCTCGCCGGTCATATCGAGATGGCTCCTCCCGCCGCTCAGCAGCGGGAGACCCTTTACAGCGCACCGCTGCGCCGTTTCGACGGCGGGTTCAACATCGGCTATCAGCAATCGCTCGGCGGACCTGACGGCTTCGTGCTGTTCCAGGTCGCTGGCACCTACAGCGCCAGCGCCTACCTCACCCGGAATCTTTGGCTCAGCGGCACCGTCAGCTACAACGCCTACAACAACTACGACAAGTTCCGCTACGACGCCCCCAGTCGCTTGCCGCGCGTACGCACCAATATCCGCCGGTACATGACGGAAGAGGACTTGACGCTACCCAATCTGCAGTTGACCGGCACACGCCAACTTGCGCGGGATACGTATGGCATGGTGTATGCGGGCCTGCTCGAATCCATGTATGCCGGCGCCGGCGGTGAAGTGCTCTATCGCCCGCTCAATGAACGTTGGGCGGTAGGCGTGGAAGCCAACTGGGTCAAGCAACGCGATTTCAATCAGCGTTTCAGCTTCCGTGACTACAGTGTCGCCACCGGCCATGCCAGTTTCTACTACATGTGGGGCGAGGAACGGCGCGTGGTGACTGCATTGAGTGCCGGCCGCTATCTGGCCAAGGACTGGGGCGCCACCCTGGCTGTCTCACGCGCGTTCGACAATGGCGTGACCATGGGCGCCTACGCAACCAAGACCGACGTATCCTCCAAGGACTTCGGCGAGGGCAGCTTCGACAAAGGCATCTATGTGTCCGTCCCCTTCGACTTCCTGCTGCCGCGCTCGACGCGCGCCCGGGCTAATTTCACCTGGAACCCGCTCTACCGGGATGGCGGCGCTCGCCTAGCGCGCAGTTTTGGGCTGTACCAGATGACATCAGAGCGTGATCCAGAGTTCTTCTTCGACAATATTTCAACCATCGACGAATGA
- a CDS encoding polysaccharide biosynthesis tyrosine autokinase produces the protein MSKETSARPVRENDEIDLRDLLGVLIDRKWWILGTTVLFTLIGAAYALLTSPVYRAQAMVQVESKMPTMPGLADLTSLAGGGSAAATTEVALLTSRTVVGTAVDRMQLDTSVEPYRFPLLGGFLARRFEARSPDELAGPLFGLSRYGWGGEILQIQRLEVPASLLDRPLVLVVAGTDGGYRLMDDDGNELLQGRVGTSSSKGGIKLDVAKILANDGARFEVVKLRRLDVIVGLQEDINVSEQGKESGILRISYEDSDPSRAQAFVQNVAEAYVRQNVDRGSAEAASQLQFVRDQLPTVRKQVEDAQVAMSTYQSRANSVDITMQTKGLLEQEVAVEGSIQQLRLKQAEMDRSFTREHPAYRAMLKQISDLQSRKDGFRREVSQLPDTQQELLRLTRDLQVSNELYTALLNQAQQLDVARAGTVGNVRIVDDAVADTSKPVKPRKALTVLISMLVGVFVSTATVFLLRMLNPGVEDPAEIEELGLPVYAAIPLSVSSNLLKVQKGRRGKERIVGDGRPHLLAAAEPADLAVEALRSLRTSLHFAMIEAKNNIIAISGPRPGVGKTFISANLGAVVAQAGQKVLVIDVDMRKGTLHKVLGVSHTDGLSDVLAGKLESNDAIHPVQGLEMMHYMTRGEIPPNPSELLMHPRFGRLLEELSKQYDLVIVDTPPILAVTDAAIVSSHAGSTLMVTRFGVNQAKEILLAMKRFEQNGIQVKGAIFNAVERRATGYYSYGYYEYASSEK, from the coding sequence ATGAGCAAGGAAACCAGTGCGCGGCCCGTCCGCGAGAACGACGAAATCGACCTGCGCGACCTGTTGGGGGTCCTGATTGATCGGAAATGGTGGATTCTGGGCACCACCGTCCTGTTCACTCTCATTGGGGCTGCGTATGCACTGCTGACCTCGCCGGTTTACCGCGCGCAGGCAATGGTGCAGGTGGAATCAAAGATGCCCACAATGCCGGGCCTAGCGGATTTGACGAGTCTGGCCGGTGGCGGAAGCGCTGCGGCCACGACCGAGGTAGCGCTGTTGACCTCACGCACCGTCGTTGGTACGGCTGTCGACCGCATGCAACTGGACACGTCTGTCGAGCCGTATCGCTTCCCGTTGCTGGGTGGGTTTCTCGCACGCCGCTTCGAAGCGCGCTCACCGGATGAGCTGGCGGGTCCGCTTTTCGGCCTGTCGCGGTACGGCTGGGGTGGCGAGATCCTCCAAATACAGCGCCTTGAGGTGCCGGCCAGTCTGCTTGATCGGCCTCTGGTCCTTGTGGTTGCAGGAACTGATGGCGGCTACCGTTTGATGGATGATGACGGTAACGAGCTGCTGCAGGGCCGCGTGGGGACTTCCTCGTCCAAGGGCGGAATTAAGTTGGACGTGGCGAAGATCCTTGCCAATGATGGCGCTCGCTTCGAAGTGGTGAAGTTGCGACGGCTCGATGTCATCGTCGGCCTTCAGGAAGACATCAATGTCAGCGAGCAGGGCAAGGAGTCCGGGATCTTGAGGATCAGCTATGAAGATAGCGACCCCTCGCGCGCCCAAGCCTTCGTTCAGAATGTTGCCGAGGCATATGTTCGGCAGAACGTGGATCGTGGCTCAGCTGAAGCTGCGTCCCAGCTTCAGTTCGTGAGGGACCAGCTCCCCACTGTTCGGAAGCAGGTGGAAGATGCCCAGGTAGCCATGTCTACCTACCAGTCGCGGGCGAACTCTGTTGACATCACGATGCAGACGAAGGGCTTGCTTGAGCAGGAAGTGGCCGTCGAGGGCAGTATCCAGCAGTTGCGTCTGAAGCAGGCAGAAATGGATCGGAGCTTTACCCGCGAGCATCCAGCATACCGGGCAATGCTCAAGCAGATTAGTGATCTGCAGTCCCGAAAGGATGGTTTCCGCCGGGAGGTGAGTCAGCTGCCGGATACCCAGCAGGAACTGCTTCGGTTGACGCGAGACCTTCAAGTCAGCAACGAGCTCTACACCGCGTTGCTCAATCAGGCTCAGCAGCTGGATGTGGCTCGTGCCGGAACGGTTGGTAACGTCCGTATTGTTGATGATGCGGTTGCTGACACAAGTAAGCCGGTTAAACCTCGCAAGGCGCTGACTGTATTGATCTCAATGCTGGTGGGCGTGTTCGTGTCCACCGCCACAGTTTTCCTGCTGCGGATGCTTAATCCGGGTGTCGAGGATCCGGCGGAGATTGAGGAACTGGGCTTGCCGGTTTATGCCGCTATCCCGTTGAGTGTGTCCAGCAACCTACTGAAGGTACAGAAAGGGCGGCGGGGGAAGGAGCGGATCGTGGGAGATGGTCGCCCCCACCTGTTGGCTGCGGCCGAGCCGGCTGATTTGGCGGTGGAGGCGCTCCGCAGCCTGCGCACTAGTCTTCATTTCGCGATGATTGAGGCGAAGAACAACATCATCGCCATCTCCGGCCCTCGACCGGGTGTCGGGAAGACATTTATCTCGGCCAACTTGGGGGCGGTCGTCGCGCAAGCTGGGCAAAAGGTGCTCGTGATCGACGTTGACATGCGCAAAGGCACGTTGCACAAGGTGCTGGGCGTCAGTCATACGGATGGTCTGTCCGATGTTTTGGCTGGCAAGTTGGAGTCAAACGACGCGATTCATCCGGTGCAGGGTCTTGAGATGATGCACTACATGACACGTGGCGAAATACCTCCAAATCCGTCGGAACTGCTTATGCATCCGCGCTTTGGTCGCCTACTGGAAGAGCTCTCTAAGCAATATGACCTGGTGATCGTGGATACGCCCCCGATCTTGGCAGTGACAGATGCAGCTATTGTGTCTAGCCATGCAGGTTCCACACTGATGGTAACTCGCTTTGGAGTTAATCAAGCTAAGGAGATCCTCCTGGCGATGAAGCGTTTCGAGCAGAACGGCATTCAGGTCAAGGGCGCCATCTTCAACGCAGTTGAAAGGCGCGCGACCGGTTACTACAGCTACGGGTACTACGAGTACGCGTCGAGCGAAAAGTAA
- a CDS encoding low molecular weight protein-tyrosine-phosphatase, with protein MFKRVLFVCIGNICRSPTAEVLMRHHLRERHGLEISSAGLQALVGKPIDQTAADLLRERGLDPDGHQARQATPSVLAAADLILVMEQAHIARIIRDVPQVSGKTFLLGHWDGKAEVADPYRQQRIAFEHVFGVIEQGVSRWAPHIK; from the coding sequence GTGTTTAAAAGAGTCTTGTTTGTCTGCATTGGCAATATCTGCCGCAGCCCTACCGCCGAAGTGCTGATGCGCCATCATCTGCGGGAACGCCACGGGCTTGAAATTTCCTCGGCAGGCCTTCAGGCCCTGGTTGGCAAGCCGATAGACCAGACGGCGGCCGATCTGTTGCGTGAGCGTGGATTGGACCCCGATGGTCATCAGGCGCGCCAAGCCACTCCATCCGTTCTTGCGGCTGCTGACCTGATCCTGGTCATGGAGCAGGCGCACATCGCCAGAATCATCCGCGATGTGCCACAGGTGAGCGGCAAGACATTCTTGCTAGGGCATTGGGATGGCAAGGCCGAGGTCGCTGACCCGTACAGGCAGCAGCGGATCGCCTTTGAACACGTGTTTGGCGTAATCGAGCAGGGCGTTTCCCGTTGGGCCCCACACATCAAGTAA
- a CDS encoding undecaprenyl-phosphate glucose phosphotransferase, whose product MAYLPARHRSSIWNASASKVTAILALVLKAGDPLIVVGGALLAYDLRFGDLAMPINYARLVSITVLFALLVLGTSTLYASWRGRGLLAESAQLTLKWLIIFGGLLAYSTAVQVTDEISRLWLSLWFGLSLGGVIALRVMIRAAAAWARGRGMDLRSAVIVGANPDSKRIADTFRKDPWVGIHVHGWFSTPADRGKVDGSPHLGALSKLGAYVEANDIDQVWIALPMRDEAHISAALDQLQHSTADIKFVPDMFGMHLLNHSVEQISGLPVINLQQTPLQGGARILKAIEDRVLATMILLAILPLMLVIAIAVKLSSPGPVFYRQERMSWNNKTFWMLKFRSMPTDAETSSGAVWAKAGESRATRTGAFLRKTSLDELPQFINVLKGDMSIVGPRPERPVFVHKFKNEIPAYMKKHMVKAGITGWAQINGWRGSTDLHKRIECDLFYIENWSILFDLKIVFLTLFKGFVHKHAY is encoded by the coding sequence ATGGCCTATCTACCCGCCCGGCACCGATCCAGCATCTGGAACGCCTCTGCCAGCAAGGTGACCGCAATCCTGGCCCTCGTACTGAAGGCCGGCGACCCTCTAATCGTGGTGGGCGGCGCGCTATTGGCCTACGACCTTCGGTTCGGTGACCTAGCCATGCCGATCAACTATGCTCGACTGGTCTCCATCACGGTCTTGTTCGCCCTCTTGGTGCTAGGAACCTCAACCCTCTATGCCAGTTGGCGCGGTCGAGGACTCCTGGCTGAAAGCGCACAGTTGACGTTGAAATGGTTGATCATTTTCGGTGGATTGCTGGCCTACTCCACCGCCGTTCAGGTTACCGATGAAATCTCCAGGCTGTGGCTTTCCCTTTGGTTTGGGCTCAGCCTTGGTGGAGTAATCGCGCTTCGTGTAATGATTCGCGCTGCCGCCGCCTGGGCGAGAGGTCGCGGCATGGATCTTCGAAGTGCGGTCATCGTGGGCGCAAACCCGGACTCCAAGCGAATTGCCGATACCTTCCGAAAGGATCCGTGGGTGGGCATCCACGTACATGGGTGGTTCTCCACACCAGCCGATCGCGGCAAAGTGGATGGCAGCCCCCACCTCGGAGCGTTATCCAAGCTGGGCGCCTACGTGGAAGCCAATGACATCGACCAGGTCTGGATTGCCCTGCCCATGCGGGATGAGGCGCATATTTCAGCAGCCCTCGACCAATTGCAGCACTCTACGGCAGACATCAAGTTTGTTCCGGACATGTTCGGCATGCATCTGTTGAATCACTCCGTGGAGCAGATCTCGGGGCTGCCGGTAATTAACCTTCAGCAGACCCCTCTCCAGGGCGGCGCCAGAATACTCAAGGCCATAGAAGATCGCGTTCTGGCAACGATGATTCTGCTCGCAATTCTCCCGCTGATGCTCGTGATTGCAATTGCCGTAAAGCTCAGCTCTCCCGGCCCGGTCTTCTACAGGCAGGAGCGAATGAGCTGGAACAACAAGACCTTCTGGATGCTCAAGTTCCGCTCCATGCCCACGGATGCGGAAACCAGCTCTGGAGCTGTCTGGGCGAAGGCGGGCGAGAGCCGAGCGACTCGTACGGGCGCATTCTTGCGCAAGACAAGCCTGGATGAGCTTCCGCAGTTCATTAACGTACTGAAAGGAGACATGTCCATCGTTGGACCGCGGCCCGAGCGACCTGTTTTCGTTCATAAGTTCAAGAATGAAATCCCGGCTTACATGAAGAAGCACATGGTGAAAGCCGGCATAACAGGCTGGGCCCAGATAAACGGCTGGCGGGGATCCACCGATCTTCACAAGCGCATTGAGTGCGACCTCTTTTACATCGAGAACTGGTCAATTCTGTTCGATCTGAAGATTGTCTTCCTGACCCTGTTCAAGGGTTTTGTACACAAACACGCCTACTAG
- a CDS encoding oligosaccharide flippase family protein yields MKATALKKISGNAGALLLIQAANALLPLILAPYLTRTLGKEGYGLFAFGVAFIQVASIFTDYGFGLSAVYQIARAGKHRSRVRRIAGAVYASKAVICLLATGVLLAYPFLQDSYAAHRDYFWLLALSVIGLALQPVWLFQGIERMGLITVYVLISRLSFVALTMLFVRGPGDLERVALFNGATHIASGIVALAFVRRTGYWPIWPGLGYTLGVLRSSTGYFWSRLAVVTYGAGAILFLGTFSTPSQVALYSVAEQFYRGALAVYAPVTQALYPHMARYRDVALFKKLFKLSIALAIVGILIGLIAGQWLIGFIFGHDYEQSYAVFLVFMLALAAAIPSILLGYPFLGAMGNPTAANRSVLFAGLVQLLALGALLALGWTSALAVVSAVLIAEVSALAWRIRCAAPYFKFTNSQRIQNEAG; encoded by the coding sequence ATGAAAGCAACAGCCCTAAAGAAGATTTCGGGGAATGCCGGCGCGCTTCTGCTCATACAAGCTGCCAACGCGCTCCTACCCTTGATTCTTGCGCCCTACCTAACTCGCACCCTAGGAAAAGAAGGCTACGGACTATTTGCATTTGGCGTCGCATTCATTCAGGTCGCCAGCATTTTCACGGATTATGGATTTGGGCTATCTGCGGTCTACCAGATAGCGCGCGCCGGCAAGCATCGCTCCCGTGTGCGCCGCATCGCGGGTGCCGTCTATGCGAGCAAGGCGGTGATCTGCTTGCTCGCTACAGGCGTCCTGCTTGCCTACCCCTTCTTACAGGATAGCTACGCAGCGCATCGAGACTACTTCTGGCTACTTGCACTGTCAGTGATTGGCCTTGCCCTACAGCCGGTATGGTTGTTCCAGGGAATCGAGCGTATGGGTCTGATCACCGTCTATGTTCTGATCTCGCGGCTGTCGTTCGTCGCCCTGACCATGCTCTTCGTGAGGGGCCCCGGCGATCTCGAACGGGTAGCCCTGTTCAATGGCGCGACCCACATTGCTTCCGGGATTGTTGCACTTGCGTTCGTCCGTCGCACTGGCTATTGGCCGATTTGGCCCGGACTTGGCTACACACTTGGCGTGCTGCGCAGCTCCACCGGCTACTTCTGGTCGCGACTGGCGGTAGTGACGTACGGCGCGGGTGCAATCCTATTCCTGGGAACCTTTTCCACGCCCAGCCAGGTCGCGCTGTACTCGGTTGCAGAGCAGTTCTATCGCGGCGCACTGGCAGTGTATGCACCTGTAACCCAAGCGCTTTATCCGCATATGGCACGCTATCGAGATGTGGCCCTGTTCAAGAAGCTCTTCAAACTCTCGATCGCCCTGGCAATCGTTGGAATTTTGATCGGTTTGATAGCCGGGCAATGGCTGATCGGCTTCATCTTCGGTCACGACTATGAGCAGAGCTACGCTGTGTTTCTCGTCTTCATGCTGGCACTGGCTGCAGCGATCCCATCCATCCTTCTCGGCTACCCATTCCTTGGTGCAATGGGGAACCCGACAGCAGCAAACCGAAGTGTGCTCTTCGCTGGCCTTGTACAACTCCTCGCCCTTGGAGCATTGCTTGCACTGGGCTGGACGTCGGCATTGGCCGTGGTATCAGCCGTACTGATTGCCGAGGTCAGCGCACTTGCGTGGCGCATCAGATGCGCGGCGCCTTATTTCAAATTTACCAATTCTCAGCGGATCCAGAATGAAGCAGGTTAA
- a CDS encoding bifunctional cytidylyltransferase/SDR family oxidoreductase — protein MKQVKNVAVILAGGRGTRSGFSKPKQMMKLAGRPVLEHVARAFQTNAAIDEILIVANSDCIADIEQTVMTSRLSKVKSVISGGAERYDSSIAAINATKHYCADFNVQLIFHDAVRPLLSQKIIDDVIHALERYNAVDVVIRATDTIIMADPVTNTISSIPNRSLLRNGQTPQAFSHETIERAYNIALRDPGFVTTDDCGVVLKYLPEEKIYLVDGDTSNMKLTYEEDLHVLDKLCQLRSTLVESKEKIHFALSELKGKVLVIFGGTSGIGAEMAQVAEAYQAIAVVAGKSNGADITSVDSIRRVLDDTHAKYGHIDFIVNSAGILHRQPLIDMSPEDISSAIHVNYIGAVNVALVAFDHLRASKGQLLNFTSSSYTYGRAMYSLYSSSKAAIVNLTQALADEWHSQGVQVNCINPERTATPMRTRAFGLEPAESLLTARDVAEKSLLVLLSEHTGQIFDIKKTR, from the coding sequence ATGAAGCAGGTTAAGAACGTAGCAGTCATCCTTGCCGGCGGCCGCGGAACCCGAAGTGGGTTCAGCAAGCCTAAGCAGATGATGAAGCTGGCCGGCAGGCCGGTCCTTGAGCACGTCGCCAGGGCATTCCAGACCAATGCAGCGATCGATGAAATCCTTATAGTTGCGAATTCGGACTGCATTGCCGACATCGAGCAGACGGTGATGACCAGCCGTCTCAGCAAGGTGAAGTCGGTGATAAGTGGTGGAGCGGAGCGCTACGACTCGTCGATCGCTGCAATCAATGCCACGAAGCACTACTGCGCGGATTTCAACGTACAGCTTATCTTCCACGATGCCGTTCGTCCGCTGTTGAGCCAGAAGATCATTGACGACGTGATCCATGCACTTGAGCGCTACAACGCCGTGGATGTTGTGATTCGCGCTACCGACACAATCATCATGGCCGACCCCGTCACCAACACGATTTCGAGCATTCCCAATCGTTCACTGCTGCGCAACGGACAAACGCCGCAGGCGTTCTCCCACGAGACAATTGAGCGCGCATACAACATCGCATTGCGGGATCCTGGATTCGTAACAACAGATGATTGCGGCGTTGTTCTCAAGTATCTCCCCGAGGAGAAGATCTACCTTGTAGACGGCGACACAAGCAACATGAAACTCACCTATGAGGAAGACCTGCACGTTCTGGACAAGCTCTGCCAACTGCGCTCCACGCTCGTTGAATCCAAAGAGAAGATTCACTTCGCCTTGTCCGAACTGAAGGGGAAAGTGCTGGTCATCTTTGGAGGCACAAGCGGAATCGGCGCTGAAATGGCGCAAGTAGCTGAGGCATACCAGGCAATCGCGGTTGTCGCCGGCAAAAGTAACGGCGCAGACATTACGAGCGTTGACAGTATTCGCCGCGTTCTGGATGACACCCATGCCAAGTACGGCCATATCGACTTCATCGTCAACTCGGCTGGCATTCTGCACCGCCAGCCGCTGATCGACATGAGTCCTGAGGACATCAGTAGCGCCATTCACGTCAACTACATTGGCGCGGTCAACGTGGCCCTAGTAGCATTCGATCACTTGCGCGCATCAAAGGGGCAGCTACTCAACTTTACGTCGAGTTCGTACACGTATGGACGCGCGATGTACAGCCTCTACAGCTCGTCGAAGGCAGCAATCGTGAACCTGACCCAAGCCCTCGCAGACGAGTGGCATTCGCAGGGTGTCCAGGTGAATTGCATTAATCCCGAACGCACGGCTACCCCCATGCGTACAAGGGCTTTTGGACTGGAACCTGCAGAGTCACTGCTGACGGCGCGGGATGTCGCGGAGAAGTCGCTCCTGGTGCTGCTATCCGAGCACACGGGGCAGATCTTCGATATCAAGAAGACCCGATGA
- a CDS encoding LicD family protein, with protein sequence MDISIQATQDRILAIFKCFDQFCNDNKIPYFSLGGTLLGAVRHGGFIPWDDDIDVGIPREHYDRFITLAAEMPTPYRVESRELDSQYIYPYAKVYDTNSIVTEDYIEPFTRGLWIDVFPIDGTYESSTLQWAHFKSVKFINAMTFIKTRRYSPDPSHRMKTNAKRLLSLGLSVVPERMLHSTLEWLLRRRSPRDSTASGNLLGRWGKREIVCSKMFTPGSTVEFCDMHVQAPASAAAYLDAIYGDYMRLPPEHQRVSGHKFTRVDFVSSYMNP encoded by the coding sequence ATGGACATCAGCATTCAAGCGACACAGGACAGAATCCTCGCTATCTTCAAGTGCTTCGATCAGTTCTGCAACGACAATAAAATTCCCTACTTCTCCTTGGGCGGCACGCTGCTGGGTGCCGTTCGTCACGGGGGATTCATTCCTTGGGATGACGACATAGATGTCGGAATCCCCCGCGAACACTATGACCGATTCATCACCCTCGCCGCAGAGATGCCCACCCCCTATCGCGTCGAGTCGCGAGAGCTCGACAGCCAGTACATCTATCCCTATGCAAAGGTCTATGACACCAACAGCATAGTGACGGAGGACTACATTGAGCCCTTCACGCGCGGGCTGTGGATAGACGTCTTTCCAATTGACGGCACTTATGAAAGCTCGACATTGCAGTGGGCGCACTTCAAATCCGTGAAATTCATCAACGCGATGACGTTCATAAAGACGCGACGCTACAGTCCAGACCCGTCGCATCGCATGAAGACCAATGCCAAACGATTGTTGTCTCTAGGCCTTTCCGTCGTGCCTGAGCGAATGCTGCATTCGACACTGGAGTGGCTGCTCCGCAGACGCTCACCCCGAGACTCCACAGCGTCAGGGAACTTGCTTGGACGCTGGGGTAAGCGCGAGATTGTCTGCTCCAAAATGTTCACGCCAGGAAGCACGGTCGAGTTCTGCGATATGCATGTCCAGGCACCCGCCTCCGCTGCAGCCTACCTTGACGCCATCTACGGCGACTACATGAGGCTGCCCCCAGAGCATCAGCGCGTCTCCGGGCATAAGTTCACAAGAGTGGACTTCGTCAGTTCTTACATGAACCCGTGA
- a CDS encoding glycosyltransferase — MQNPAVSVVMAEFNTDPLYLEESIASLVNQTFRDIEIIIVDDGGSTDLAGISARFSDPRIRILGSVGNRGLVQSLNRGIQSARGDYIVRMDTDDVAAPDRIEKIHAFAVANPHFTVVGSLAVEFSDTHGTGRILGRPGEKLARHIMRGDAPIHPSVIFRRKDIIDSGLYEEFHRAEDLALWCKLVLAGRRIFVMNEVLLNYRVNPADYKKRTLKHRRGEIKARAFYYPKLGAGPYEYLFVIKPIIAGALPSKLVIAFRNRFILGQTKDPIP; from the coding sequence ATGCAGAACCCGGCAGTCTCGGTGGTAATGGCGGAATTCAATACCGACCCCCTCTATCTGGAGGAATCGATCGCGAGTCTGGTCAATCAGACCTTCCGCGATATCGAGATCATCATCGTAGATGATGGTGGTAGCACCGATCTTGCTGGTATCTCAGCGCGCTTCAGCGACCCTCGAATCCGCATCTTGGGTAGCGTGGGCAACCGAGGCCTTGTCCAGTCCCTGAACAGAGGCATCCAGAGTGCCCGGGGAGATTACATCGTGAGGATGGATACAGATGATGTTGCTGCCCCGGATCGAATTGAGAAGATCCATGCGTTCGCCGTTGCAAATCCGCACTTCACGGTCGTCGGATCGCTTGCAGTCGAATTCTCGGATACACATGGGACTGGTCGAATTCTCGGGCGCCCTGGCGAGAAGCTTGCCAGACACATCATGCGCGGCGACGCCCCCATACATCCTTCCGTGATCTTTCGCCGCAAGGACATCATTGACTCGGGACTTTACGAGGAATTTCACCGGGCGGAGGATCTCGCGCTTTGGTGCAAGCTCGTGCTGGCGGGTAGGCGCATTTTTGTCATGAACGAAGTGCTGCTTAACTACCGTGTCAATCCAGCCGATTACAAGAAGCGAACACTCAAGCACCGCCGCGGTGAGATCAAGGCGCGCGCATTTTACTATCCAAAGCTGGGAGCGGGACCGTATGAGTACCTGTTCGTCATCAAGCCAATCATCGCTGGAGCGCTTCCCAGCAAGCTGGTGATCGCCTTCCGGAATAGATTCATCCTTGGGCAGACGAAGGATCCAATCCCGTGA